Genomic DNA from Archangium lipolyticum:
GCCGAGGAGATCGAGCGCGAGGGTGGCAAGGCGCTGGCGCTGATGGTGGACATCCGCTTCGAGGAGCAGATCCGCGACGCCGTGAAGCAGGCGGTGGAGCGCTTCGGCGGCATCGACATCCTCGTGAACAACGCCAGCGCCATCAGCCTGACGGGCACGCTGGAGACGCCGATGAAGAAGTTCGACCTGATGTTCGGCGTCAACGTGCGGGGCACCTACGCCACCACCCAGGCCTGTCTGCCCGAGCTGCTCAAGGCGAAGAACCCGCACGTCCTCACGCTCTCGCCGCCGCTCAACATGAAGCCCAGGTGGTTCCAGAACCACGTGGCCTACACCATGGCCAAGTACGGCATGAGCATGTGCGTGCTCGGCATGGCCGAGGAGTTCCGTGAGCAGGGCGTGGCCTTCAACGCGCTCTGGCCCCGCACCGTCATCGCCACCGCCGCCATCAACATGATCGGCGGCGAGGAGATGATGCAGGCCAGCCGCACCCCGGAGATCATGGCCGACGCGGCCCACGCCATCCTCACCCGGGACAGCCGCTCCTGCACCGGCCACTTCTTCATCGACGAGGACCTGCTACGCGAGGCCGGGGTGACGGACTTCGCGAAGTACCTGGTGAAGCCCGGCACGCAGCCGCTGCCGGACTTCTTCCTGGACTGAGCGTCACGCGAATCGGGGGCGCGGCTCACTCCACGAGGCGCGCCACCTGGCTCCAGTCGTACTGCTCGTAGGCCCTCGCCAACTGGGTGAACGGATCCAACGGGTGCTGCTGGTAGTAGCGCTCGTCCTGGGTCTTGTGCGAGGCGTGCCCCATGTAGACGATGACCAGCTGGATGGCGTCCGGCTTCTTGGGATCGAAGTACTTCGAGTTCCAGGTGATGTAGTAGGTGGCGTTGGGGCCCTCGCAGTTGCCCACGATCTCCGTGCGCTTCCTCGCCACGCACGCGGGCTTGTCGCCAGCGCCGCCCGTGAGCTGCGCCGCTTGCTTCTTCGCCTCCGCGGCGTCCGAGCCCCCCTCACGCACCAGCCGGGCCAGGTACTCGCTGACGGTGACGCGGCGCCACGGATGCCGGTCCTTGGCGGTGATGAGCAGGAAGGGCGTCTCCCCACCGACCCGGTAGACGGGCAGTCCCTGGTGATCCTTCACGCGCGTGGGCTCGTAGTACAGGTTGTCGGGAATCGAGGTATCGAACGAGAGCCGCGACAGGGCGTTCACGCGGATCTCCAGCAGGCTGCCCTCGCCCACGCCCTGGTAGCGGCCCGTCTTCTTGTCCACGATGGTCTCGCGGTCGTTCTTGTAGATGGGCTTGAGCAGCAGCGACACGCTGGCCTTCGTCACCTTCAGCTTGGAGTTCGGCTCGATGGTGACGCTCGGATGCGCGCTGGCCCCCTTCAGGTCGGCCAGCTGCGGGGTGCGCAGCAGTCCCTCCAGCACGCCCATCACCTTGCGCTCCAGCTCGGGGGCGCGCTTCTGGACCGTCAGCAGGGGCTTGTGCGAGATGCCGGGCACGGCATCCGGCTCCGCCGCTCCCGCGGGGAGCGTGGTCGCCACGGACAGCACCGTGGCCCACGCGAGGATGGAACGCCGGGAGGAGGAAGCCACACGTCTCGGGTGCATGGGTTTTTCCCTCTTGCCCCCGTGGGTACCTCACTCAAGGCACGGGGGACTGGATGATGTAGTAGAGCGACTGGAAGTACCGGTGCAGGGCGTTGATCAGCTGGGTGAGGAACGGCCAACCCAGCACGGTAAATCCCAGGAACGCCGCCGCGACCACAACGTACTCCACCATCGACTGGCCGCGAGGGGCTCGCTTCAGGAGGCTGGTTCTTCTCATTTCTTGCACTCCTCGGTGCACACCTTCTCCTCGTCCTTGCAGGCCTTGGTGCA
This window encodes:
- a CDS encoding SDR family oxidoreductase, with the translated sequence MSTLKGKTLFITGASRGIGLAIAKRAARDGANVVIAAKTAEPHPKLPGTIFTAAEEIEREGGKALALMVDIRFEEQIRDAVKQAVERFGGIDILVNNASAISLTGTLETPMKKFDLMFGVNVRGTYATTQACLPELLKAKNPHVLTLSPPLNMKPRWFQNHVAYTMAKYGMSMCVLGMAEEFREQGVAFNALWPRTVIATAAINMIGGEEMMQASRTPEIMADAAHAILTRDSRSCTGHFFIDEDLLREAGVTDFAKYLVKPGTQPLPDFFLD
- a CDS encoding DUF4448 domain-containing protein gives rise to the protein MHPRRVASSSRRSILAWATVLSVATTLPAGAAEPDAVPGISHKPLLTVQKRAPELERKVMGVLEGLLRTPQLADLKGASAHPSVTIEPNSKLKVTKASVSLLLKPIYKNDRETIVDKKTGRYQGVGEGSLLEIRVNALSRLSFDTSIPDNLYYEPTRVKDHQGLPVYRVGGETPFLLITAKDRHPWRRVTVSEYLARLVREGGSDAAEAKKQAAQLTGGAGDKPACVARKRTEIVGNCEGPNATYYITWNSKYFDPKKPDAIQLVIVYMGHASHKTQDERYYQQHPLDPFTQLARAYEQYDWSQVARLVE